The following DNA comes from Polyangia bacterium.
GGCGAGGCGATCTTCCAGATCCTGGCGCGATTCAACGCGCAGATCGTCGGCAATCAAGTCTTCGAAGAAAACCAGACCGGCATCTTTCACGCGGTGTCGCGCATGATTCAGGATTTTCTGGGCATCAGCGTGCCGATCCTGGGCTACGTCGGCGTCAGCCGGCGCATCCGCGAATCGGTGAACCAGCGGCGGCCGATGCTGCTTGGCGGGCAGAAGGACGAGAACGCCAAGATCTTCAGGGAAATGGCCGAAAATTTGTTGATGGAAGATGTCTCGATCGATGATCTGCTGATCGACGAAGACGATGGTGAAGCCGCGCCGGCGCCAGCCCAGGCGCCGCCGGCCGCGGGCGAGGTCGGCGCCGGCAAGTTGCAGCCGGAGTACACGCCCTATGCGCGCAAGCATCTGCGTCACGCCGTCGACTGGAAGGTCACGGTGAAGACCGCGGGCGGCGATGTGCCGGTGCGGGTGGTGGAGATTTCCGCCGGCGGCCTGGCGCTGGAGAGCGGGGCGCGCTTTGAGATCGGCGAGCAGATGACCGTGGTGTTCGACAACCTGCCTGATCACGCCACCGCGGTGGTGACAGTGGCGCGGCGAATTCCGCGCGGCTATGCCGTCGAGGGCGTGATGCCGGCTCCGGTGGCGGCCCTGGCCTCGTCCGGCGACGTCAGCAGCAGCAGCACCAACCGTCTGGCTGGCTGAGCGACCGGCGCGCCGCTCCGCTATGCTGGGCGCATGGCGAAGAAGGCGCCGCCCGGATTCAACACGCCGTTTCGCGGTTTGAAACCGCCGGCCGCTCCGCCTGTGGCCGCCCCGGCTCCGGCGAAGGCGTCCCTGAAGCATGCGGCGCCGGCCGCACGCACCGCCAGCGCGCCCAGCGACGACGATCGATTGTTCGAGCAAGCCATGCGCGGCGTGACGCCGCTGTCGTCGGCCGAGCGCTCGCGGCGCGCCGCGCCGGCGGGGGCGCCGGCGGTGGCCCCGTCGCGGGCGACCCTGCGCGCCCGGGCCCGACGCGAGGACGCCTTGGCCGACGCTGATCTGGTCGAGCTGGTGGCCAAACCCGGCCATCTCACCATCGAGGAAAACGGCGAGTCAATGTTTGGTTTCGGCGCAGGGGTCGACCGGCGGTTGTTGCGGCGACTCGGCGCCGGCGACTACCCGATCGACGCCGAGCTTGATCTGCACGGCCTGCGCCGCGACGCCGCCATCGCCGCCTTGGAGCGGGCGATCAAGCACGCGCGCGCGGCGGGCCAGCGCTGCTTGCTGGTCATTCACGGCCGCGGGTTGAACTCCGGCGACGAGGGCCCGGTCCTCAAGCGAACGGTGGCCGAAGCGTTGGCGGACGGGGCGCTGTCGCGGCTGGTGCTGGCCTTTGCCTCGGCGCCGCCGTCGGCCGGCGGGCCAGGCGCCACGTTGGTCTTGCTGCGCAAGCCATCGCGCTAGAAGCGCCGCGCCGACGGCGTCATTTTGCTTTGCAGTCTGTCCGGGGTCATATAAATACGGCTTTGGTGCACAAACGCCGGCGCTGACGCGCCGGGATCCACGGGAGAAGAAGGAACATGAGCATCCGCATCGCGATCAACGGGTTCGGCCGCATCGGCCGTTTGGTGTTTCGGGCCCTGTACACCCAAGGCCTGTTTGGCAAAGAGGTCGAGGTGGTCGCCGTCGGTGACATCGTTCCTGCGGACAACCTGGCTTATCTGCTGAAGTACGATTCGATCCAGGGGCGTTTCGAAGGCACCGTCACCTCGACGAGGTCGTCGCCCGACAAAGAGGCGGACGACGTGCTGGTGGTCGATGGCAAAGAGGTGCACGTGGTCAGCGCCAAATCGCCGGCCGATCTGCCCTGGAAAAAATTCGGCGTCGATTACGTCATTGAATCGACGGGTCTGTTCACCGAGGCCGAGAAGGCCAAGGGCCACCTGGCGGCGGGCGCCAAGAAGGTGATCATCTCGGCGCCGGGAAAGAACGAAGACATCACGGTGGTGATGGGTGTCAACCACGAGAAGTACGACGCCGGCAAACACCACATCGTCTCGAACGCCAGCTGCACCACCAACTGCCTGGCGCCGCTGGTCCACGCCGTGTTGAAGGAAGGCTTCGGCTTGAGCGAGGGTCTGATGACCACCGTGCACTCGTACACCGCCACGCAGAAGACCGTCGACGGTCCGTCGCGCAAGGACTGGCGCGGCGGCCGCAGCGCCGCCTTGAACATCATCCCGTCGTCGACCGGCGCGGCCAAGGCCGTGGCGCTGGTGCTGCCCGAGGTGAAGGGCAAGCTGACCGGCATGGCCTTCCGCGTGCCGACACCCACCGTCTCGGTCGTCGATCTCACCTTCAAGACCGAGAAGGCCACCAGCATGAAAGAGCTCAATGCCGCGTTGAAACGCGCCAGCGAGACCTACCTGAAAGGCATCTTCGCCTATACCGACGAGGAGGTCGTTTCGAGCGACTTCATCCACGACGCCCGCTCCAGCATCTACGACTCGCTGGCCTCGATCGAACTGAACCAGCACTTCTTCAAGCTGATCAGCTGGTACGACAACGAATGGGGCTATAGCAACCGCTGCGTGGATCTGGTTCGTTACATGGCCTCGCGCGAGCAATAGCGCTGGCGGTGCGCGCCGTCGTTCAGAGACGGCGCGCATACGCGGCGCGGATGCCGTCGCCGGCGAAGATCGCCAGCGCCAGCCAGATCATGGCAAAGCCAACCCAGCGCGCCGGCGGCATGGTCTCGTTGGTGACGAGGACACCGCACAGAAACTGCAGCGTCGGCGCGATGTATTGCAAAAGGCCGATCGCCGTCAGGGGAATGCGGATCGCGGCGGCGCCGAAGGCCAGCAGCGGCAGCGCGGTGATCACCCCGCTGCCCGCCAGCAGCAAGGCGTGTCCGGTGCCGTGGCCGCTGAAAGAACTCGACCGGTGCTGGTGCAGCCAGCCGAGGTAGCCGAGCGCCGGAAGAAAAAGAACCAGCGTTTCGATGGCCAGGCTCTCGACGGCGCCGATCTGGGCCGTCTTCTTGATGAGACCGTAAGTGCCGAAGCTGCCCGCCAGCGCCAGGGCGATCCATGGCGGCCGTCCGTGATTGACCGTCAACACCACCACCGCCGCCGCCGCGCACACCGTGGCCAACCACTGTGCGGTGCGCAGCCGCTCGCGGAAAATCAGCACGCCCAGCAGCACACTGACCAGCGGATTGATGAAATAGCCGAGCGCGCTCTCCACCACCTGCGCGCTGTTGACGGCGTAGATGTAGACGCCCCAGTTGATCGACACCAGTGCCGCCGCCAGGGTCAGCAAGAGGAGCTTGCCCGGCGCGCGCAGGAGGCGCGGAAGCCACGACCACCGCTGGCGAGCCGCCAGGATCGCCAGCACGGTGGCCAGCGACCAGACCATCCGATGGGCCAGGATCTCCAGCGCGCCCGCCGGTTTCAGCAGAGGCCAATAAAGCGGAAACAACCCCCACATGGCATAGGCGCCGATGGCGTAAGCGGTTCCGCGGCCTCTTTCTGATTCGTGCACCACCGCTTGATTTAACCAGCGGTCGATTCGCCGCCGGTGGTGAATCTCATCGATCCATTCTCATTGATCCATCTTGGGCACCGGCACAGTGCTGTCGGCGGCGGCGCCGCAGAAGTTCACCTTCTTGATCATCGGCGGCGGGTTGGCGCGCTCGCGCTTGGCGGTGGCCTTGCGCGTGTTGTACGTGCGCTGGACGTGTTCGTTGGACTTGCTGATCGCTGTTTGCAGCGCCTTCCAGGCCGCCTGAGCCTTCGGGTCGGCGCCGGCCACCGGATCGGGGACCATCGCCACCAGCGAGACCAGGTCTTCGATCAACGTCGCCGGCGATTTGGGATCGGCCAGGGCCAGGGCGGTGGCCGGCACCAGCACGTTGTCGCGGAACTCGGCCAGGTCGTCGGCGTCGACCTGACACCACAGGATGCGCGAATGAAACGCCGCCAGGGCCGGACCAGCCTCGGCGCGCGGCTGGTGCAAGAGCTTCTTCAGCGGCTCGTCATAGTCACCTTGCGCCTCGCCGTACGAGCTCAGCATGACATCGACCAGCTTGCCGCGGCACTCTGGATCGCAGGTGACGCCGCCCAGATACGACACCAGCCAGCGCCGGTGATCGCCGTGAAATTTTTCCAGCGCCGCGGCCTCGCCGCCGGTGACCAGCTCGCCGGTGCGCGCGGTGGCTAAAACCAGCGCGGCGACCAGGCGGGCGCCGACGGACGTCGCCTCGAATTTTTCGATTTCCTTCCATTGTCGACGTTCGTAAAAATCTTGTAATACCGGCTCGAACAGCCAGGACATGGTGCCGGGATGGGCCTGCACCTCGCGCTCGTCCTTCAGCAGCACCATCGGTCCGCTGCCCACGGCGCCAGCGTCGACGGCGGCGGCGGTCTCGTCCTGGATCACCTGGGCGATGGAGTCCGACCGATCGGACAGCTTGTCGTCCTTGCAGATCTCCGCCGCCCGCTGCACGCCGAAACGCTGCAGGCAGGTCAGCCTGAAGGCCTGGGCCAGCTGCAGATAATTCTTGTTGGCGGTGCTGGCCAGGACGGCGCGCATGTACCCGGCGTTGTCCTTGCCCAGCTCCAGCGCGTACGACACCGCCAGCTCGGGGTCGATGATGTTGCCGCGGGTCAGCGACAGCAGCACGCCGAACCGCTGGTCCGCCGACGTCGGGCCCTGCGACGAAAGCACGTTCAGGTTCTTGGACAGGATCTCGGCGCGGGCGATGCGCCAGTCGTTGTCGGCCTTGGTGCGGGCGATGGCCTGTTCGGAGCGTCCCGTCTCGGCGGCGGTCAGCGACTGCCGGTATTGCCAGATCGACGTCGCCACCAGCCCCGCCACGCCGATGACAAAGCTGGACAGAAAGCTCGAGTACGTCTGGATGAATCGCCCGATCTTCGAGAGCTCCTCGGTCGCCGTTGGTTTGTCCATCGGACGCCGAAGATAGCTCGTCTGTCGCGCGATTGTCTGGTAATGGTTGCCCTTCGCTTCGGGGCGTGGCGCGATGAAATGGCTTGAGCTCCCGCAGATCAAATGGGCGGTGCCGATCCCGCTTCTGCTGGCGCTGGCGCCGCTGGTCTGGTGGTTTTTTCGCGACACCTGGCGCGGCTTGGACGAAGACGCCTTCGAATACCGGCGCGACCTCCACGCCCGCGGCGCGGTCGACTATCGCCCGCTGCTGGCGCTGACACTCGCGGTGCTGGTGCTGACCATCCAGGAGTACTACAGCCGCTACGATTTCTACCTGCACGTGCTGCACAAGTGGCTGCAGGCGCGCGAGGACGTCAACCCCAGCGGTTGGGTGAACCTGTCCGTCTACGACGAGCTTTACCTGCGCACCTTCTGGGGGATCTTGCGCGTCGCCGGCTACGCGCTGCCGCTTTTGGTGTGGCCAATTTTTTTTCGCGGCGATCGCTTCATCGATTTCGGCCTGCGCCCGCAGGGATTCCGCGACCACGCCTGGATCTATGCGATGTGCGTGGTGGTGATGGTGCCAGTGCTCTTGATCGTCAAGCGGCAGCCGGACTTCGGCGCCTATTACCCGATCTACAAGCTGGCCGGCCGTTCGTGGTTCGACTTCTTTGCCTGGGAGGCGATCTACCTGGCCCAGTTCGTCGGCCTGGAGTTTTTCTTTCGCGGCTTCTGGCTGCGCGCCACGCGCGCCTTCGGGGCCGGGGCCATCTGGTCGATGGTGGTGCCGTACTGCATGATCCACTACGGCAAGCCGTACCTGGAAGCCTGGGCGGCGATGGCCGGCGGGGTGGTGCTGGGATCGCTGGCGATGCGCACGCGCAGCATCTATGCCGGTCTTTTGCTGCACGGCACGGTGGCGATCTTGATGGACATCCTGGCGCTGGATCGCCGTGGTCAGCTGCCCTCGCTGCTGGCGCCGGGCTCGTCGCGGCGGTTCATCTTTCTTTACTGGCACGCGCTGATCTGGATCGCCTGGGCCTTGGCCCTCGGCGTGCTGGCGCTGGAGCTCCGGCGCCGCCGGCGGGCGCGCTTGCCACAAAGCGCGCGCGAGGCCGAGTCGACTTAACCCGGCCTCGCGCGTTTTTTTCCGGTCAACGGTCTGTCGTTACTTGGTGGCGGGCGCGTCGGCCTTGGGGGCGTCGGCCTTCACGTCGCCTTTGGTCGCGTCCTTGGCTTTCTTGGTGTGCTTCGTCTTCTTCGTGTCCTTCGCGTCTTTCGGCGCGGTGCCGTCGGCAGCGGGGGCCTGCGCGACGATCTTGTTCGGCGTGTTGTGCTTCGCCATCGGAGCGGCGAAGGCGCTGGCGCCCGACAGAGCCAAGAGAGACAGACCGAGCATGGTGTTGCGAATCATAGGAATCCTCCGGGGTGAACAGTTGTGGTTGCTTGCTTCTTCTGGCACCGCCGGCGATCCGTCGGTGTGTGTTGCTGTTCCCTGGCTATTGCAGCCCCGGTGCCAGTTGCCACCGCTGG
Coding sequences within:
- the rarD gene encoding EamA family transporter RarD, with translation MVHESERGRGTAYAIGAYAMWGLFPLYWPLLKPAGALEILAHRMVWSLATVLAILAARQRWSWLPRLLRAPGKLLLLTLAAALVSINWGVYIYAVNSAQVVESALGYFINPLVSVLLGVLIFRERLRTAQWLATVCAAAAVVVLTVNHGRPPWIALALAGSFGTYGLIKKTAQIGAVESLAIETLVLFLPALGYLGWLHQHRSSSFSGHGTGHALLLAGSGVITALPLLAFGAAAIRIPLTAIGLLQYIAPTLQFLCGVLVTNETMPPARWVGFAMIWLALAIFAGDGIRAAYARRL
- the gap gene encoding type I glyceraldehyde-3-phosphate dehydrogenase, with protein sequence MSIRIAINGFGRIGRLVFRALYTQGLFGKEVEVVAVGDIVPADNLAYLLKYDSIQGRFEGTVTSTRSSPDKEADDVLVVDGKEVHVVSAKSPADLPWKKFGVDYVIESTGLFTEAEKAKGHLAAGAKKVIISAPGKNEDITVVMGVNHEKYDAGKHHIVSNASCTTNCLAPLVHAVLKEGFGLSEGLMTTVHSYTATQKTVDGPSRKDWRGGRSAALNIIPSSTGAAKAVALVLPEVKGKLTGMAFRVPTPTVSVVDLTFKTEKATSMKELNAALKRASETYLKGIFAYTDEEVVSSDFIHDARSSIYDSLASIELNQHFFKLISWYDNEWGYSNRCVDLVRYMASREQ
- a CDS encoding Smr/MutS family protein, with the translated sequence MAKKAPPGFNTPFRGLKPPAAPPVAAPAPAKASLKHAAPAARTASAPSDDDRLFEQAMRGVTPLSSAERSRRAAPAGAPAVAPSRATLRARARREDALADADLVELVAKPGHLTIEENGESMFGFGAGVDRRLLRRLGAGDYPIDAELDLHGLRRDAAIAALERAIKHARAAGQRCLLVIHGRGLNSGDEGPVLKRTVAEALADGALSRLVLAFASAPPSAGGPGATLVLLRKPSR
- a CDS encoding P-loop NTPase; protein product: MKSPTQPSSATRIITIGGGKGGVGKSIVSSNLAVAMAQNGHRVVLVDCDLGAANQHVLFGIDRPLPGLQALIDRKIDSLTPAMTPTGLPNLHLVAGTGASVGAANISHGEKQRIMKKIRGLDADVVIVDVGAGVSFNVLDFFELGSQRLLVVTPQVTSIQTAYSFLKGAVMRTLRHHAEKTDEIELLEPAITSRENEKVATLLNRLREQHPAFGEAIFQILARFNAQIVGNQVFEENQTGIFHAVSRMIQDFLGISVPILGYVGVSRRIRESVNQRRPMLLGGQKDENAKIFREMAENLLMEDVSIDDLLIDEDDGEAAPAPAQAPPAAGEVGAGKLQPEYTPYARKHLRHAVDWKVTVKTAGGDVPVRVVEISAGGLALESGARFEIGEQMTVVFDNLPDHATAVVTVARRIPRGYAVEGVMPAPVAALASSGDVSSSSTNRLAG
- a CDS encoding CPBP family intramembrane glutamic endopeptidase; protein product: MKWLELPQIKWAVPIPLLLALAPLVWWFFRDTWRGLDEDAFEYRRDLHARGAVDYRPLLALTLAVLVLTIQEYYSRYDFYLHVLHKWLQAREDVNPSGWVNLSVYDELYLRTFWGILRVAGYALPLLVWPIFFRGDRFIDFGLRPQGFRDHAWIYAMCVVVMVPVLLIVKRQPDFGAYYPIYKLAGRSWFDFFAWEAIYLAQFVGLEFFFRGFWLRATRAFGAGAIWSMVVPYCMIHYGKPYLEAWAAMAGGVVLGSLAMRTRSIYAGLLLHGTVAILMDILALDRRGQLPSLLAPGSSRRFIFLYWHALIWIAWALALGVLALELRRRRRARLPQSAREAEST